A single region of the Gossypium arboreum isolate Shixiya-1 chromosome 12, ASM2569848v2, whole genome shotgun sequence genome encodes:
- the LOC108478804 gene encoding reticulon-like protein B2, translating into MAYHKESKMEELAHKIHSKISSPSSSSDSDDDKRSHARAVALKAKVYRLFGREKPLHQVLGAGKPADILLWRNKKLSGGVLGGVTSLWFLFEMLDYHLITLICHLMILALSVLFLWSNVSNFINNSPPTIPEVVIPEKCLLKAASCFTFEINRTLDIVRTIATGKDLKTFLGAIAGLWFLSILGSCFNFLTMVYIVFILLYTVPVFYEKYEDKVDAFSEKMIIELKKQFEVLEKKVLSSMNKEKKKD; encoded by the exons ATGGCGTACCACAAAGAGTCGAAAATGGAGGAGCTGGCCCACAAGATCCACAGCAAGATCTCCTCGCCGTCATCCTCCTCCGATTCCGACGACGATAAGCGCTCTCACGCTCGTGCCGTCGCTCTCAAGGCCAAAGTTTATCGTCTCTTCGGCAGAGAAAAGCCTCTTCACCAAGTCTTAGGCGCCGGAAAAC CTGCTGATATCCTTCTATGGAGGAACAAGAAACTTTCCGGAGGCGTGCTTGGTGGTGTAACATCTCTCTGGTTTCTCTTTGAAATGCTTGATTACCATTTAATCACTCTGATTTGCCACTTAATGATACTGGCATTATCGGTCCTTTTCCTATGGTCCAATGTGTCTAATTTCATCAACAA TTCTCCACCAACCATTCCAGAAGTTGTAATCCCTGAAAAGTGTCTCCTTAAAGCTGCATCTTGCTTTACGTTTGAAATTAACCGAACTCTGGATATTGTACGGACCATTGCAACCGGCAAAGATTTGAAGACGTTTCTTGGT GCTATTGCTGGACTATGGTTTCTGTCAATTCTGGGTAGCTGTTTTAACTTCTTGACGATGGTCTACATAG TATTTATTCTTCTATACACTGTGCCGGTATTTTATGAGAAATACGAGGACAAAGTGGATGCATTTTCTGAGAAAATGATAATAGAGCTTAAGAAGCAGTTTGAAGTGCTTGAGAAGAAGGTTCTGAGTAGTATGAataaagagaagaagaaagattag
- the LOC108477393 gene encoding F-box protein At5g52880 isoform X1 → MSNRTERYQKLCLEESLSRIYQYPIACKELSFILRGAYANLPKPLQSLVFQHTLTAIRLLPEMQTSSAVAAAHFLLQSAEAAFPKQKKSLVVTEFKQAKVAHKRRSKAHREEKGPSQLPQDVLVHIFCLLDLQSLISAGLVCRSWTLAANDNHLWELQYTIFFGRSNNSSRTKTQWSGKSVNKDYTFWEENVITRTDIDWKETFKRAYKGTYSKKLMSSRGYCGYCDTIVWLKNLKCSNRQCDPKHENAQIKPISPHQIVDYLMDGYTSMISSSDSDSESDEEPVSRLWAYPKDIRRIEKKPLV, encoded by the exons ATGTCAAATCGAACAGAGAGATACCAAAAGCTATGCCTTGAAGAATCACTCTCAAGAATCTATCAATACCCAATTGCATGTAAAGAGTTGAGCTTTATTCTCAGAGGCGCTTATGCTAATCTCCCCAAGCCTCTCCAATCCCTTGTCTTTCAGCATACCCTTACCGCCATTCGTCTTCTTCCCGA AATGCAGACCAGTAGCGCCGTTGCAGCAGCTCATTTCCTACTTCAGAGTGCAGAAGCTGCCTTTCCGAAACAGAAGAAGAGTTTGGTCGTTACGGAGTTTAAGCAAGCAAAGGTTGCTCATAAAAGACGCAGTAAAGCACACAGGGAAGAAAAAG GGCCATCTCAATTGCCTCAAGATGTTCTTGTTCATATATTCTGTTTACTCGATTTGCAATCGTTAATTTCTGCAGGCCTAGTCTGCAG GTCATGGACTTTAGCAGCAAATGATAACCATCTATGGGAATTGCAATATACGATATTCTTTGGCAGATCAAACAATTCTTCCAGAACTAAGACGCAGTGGAGTGGTAAATCGGTAAACAAGGATTATACATTTTGGGAGGAGAATGTGATTACTCGAACTGATATTGATTGGAAAGAGACCTTTAAAAGAGCATATAAAG GCACTTATTCAAAGAAATTAATGTCCAGTAGGGGATATTGCGGGTATTGTGACACGATAGTTTGGCTCAAGAACTTGAAGTGCTCAAACAGACAGTGTGACCCGAAACATGAAAATGCACAGATTAAGCCTATTTCACCCCATCAG ATCGTCGACTACTTAATGGATGGTTATACATCAATGATATCCTCTTCAGATAGCGATAGCGAGTCAGATGAAGAGCCCGTTTCCAGATTATGGGCATATCCGAAAGACATACGTAGAATCGAGAAAAAGCCTCTTGTTTAG
- the LOC108477393 gene encoding F-box protein At5g52880 isoform X2, whose product MSNRTERYQKLCLEESLSRIYQYPIACKELSFILRGAYANLPKPLQSLVFQHTLTAIRLLPEMQTSSAVAAAHFLLQSAEAAFPKQKKSLVVTEFKQAKVAHKRRSKAHREEKGPSQLPQDVLVHIFCLLDLQSLISAGLVCRSNNSSRTKTQWSGKSVNKDYTFWEENVITRTDIDWKETFKRAYKGTYSKKLMSSRGYCGYCDTIVWLKNLKCSNRQCDPKHENAQIKPISPHQIVDYLMDGYTSMISSSDSDSESDEEPVSRLWAYPKDIRRIEKKPLV is encoded by the exons ATGTCAAATCGAACAGAGAGATACCAAAAGCTATGCCTTGAAGAATCACTCTCAAGAATCTATCAATACCCAATTGCATGTAAAGAGTTGAGCTTTATTCTCAGAGGCGCTTATGCTAATCTCCCCAAGCCTCTCCAATCCCTTGTCTTTCAGCATACCCTTACCGCCATTCGTCTTCTTCCCGA AATGCAGACCAGTAGCGCCGTTGCAGCAGCTCATTTCCTACTTCAGAGTGCAGAAGCTGCCTTTCCGAAACAGAAGAAGAGTTTGGTCGTTACGGAGTTTAAGCAAGCAAAGGTTGCTCATAAAAGACGCAGTAAAGCACACAGGGAAGAAAAAG GGCCATCTCAATTGCCTCAAGATGTTCTTGTTCATATATTCTGTTTACTCGATTTGCAATCGTTAATTTCTGCAGGCCTAGTCTGCAG ATCAAACAATTCTTCCAGAACTAAGACGCAGTGGAGTGGTAAATCGGTAAACAAGGATTATACATTTTGGGAGGAGAATGTGATTACTCGAACTGATATTGATTGGAAAGAGACCTTTAAAAGAGCATATAAAG GCACTTATTCAAAGAAATTAATGTCCAGTAGGGGATATTGCGGGTATTGTGACACGATAGTTTGGCTCAAGAACTTGAAGTGCTCAAACAGACAGTGTGACCCGAAACATGAAAATGCACAGATTAAGCCTATTTCACCCCATCAG ATCGTCGACTACTTAATGGATGGTTATACATCAATGATATCCTCTTCAGATAGCGATAGCGAGTCAGATGAAGAGCCCGTTTCCAGATTATGGGCATATCCGAAAGACATACGTAGAATCGAGAAAAAGCCTCTTGTTTAG